Within Corvus moneduloides isolate bCorMon1 chromosome 23, bCorMon1.pri, whole genome shotgun sequence, the genomic segment CTCAGCTCCCGATTCCCGGGAATGTTCCCCCCGCTCCCGACTCCCGGGAATGTTCCCCTCCGCTCCCGATTCCCGGGAATGTTCTCCCCGCTCCCCATTCCCGGGAATGTTCCCCTCCGCTCCCCATTCCCGGGAATGTTCCCCCGCTCCCCATTCCCGGGAATGTTCCCCCGCTCCCCATTCCCGGGAATGTTCCCCTCCACTCCCCATTCCCGGGAATGTTCCCCCCGCTCCCCATTCCCCGGAATgttcccccccctccccattcccgGGAATGTTCCCCCGCTCCCCATTCCCGGGAATGTTCCCCTCCACTCCCAATTCCCGGGAATGTTCCCCCACTCCCCATTCCCGGGAATGTtccccccgctccccgcggcTCACGGACCTCGGGGCCGAAGCGCGGCAGCTGCAGGACGCGGCCGCTCCAGCGCAGGTGGCTCAGGTCGCCCTCGATCTCCAGCACCACGGCCTCGAACTCCTCCCGCACGCTCCGGAGCCGCCTCCGCAGCAGGAACCCCCTGGCAGCGGCCTGGCACGGCCCGGGGGCAGCGCTGGAGCCGGGGCAGACCCGCGGTGCCCCCCGAGCTCCCTCCCCGCCCGAGCCGGAGCATCCCCCGCGCCCAGATGTGCCCGTTCCAGATGTGCCCGTTCCAGATGTGCCCGTTCCAGATGCGCCCGTTCCAGATGTGCCCCCACAGCCGCATCCAAAGGCCCCTTCCAGATGTGCCACCCCAAGGGTCCCTCCCGTGCAGCCGTGCCCCCACGCAGCCTTCCCTTCCCGACACCTCCAGCGCTGTtctcccgcccgccccgcgtccccccggccccggcccgcacCTGCAGCCGGGTCACGGCGcggaggagccgccgccgccgcccctcgGCCTCAGCTTCGGCCCCGgccccggtcccggtcccggccCGCGGGCCCAGCGCGGCCGCCATGGCCCCGGCGCCGCCTGCTGACGTCATCGGGCCGCCACCGGCCCCGCCATGGCGGGAggggcccggccgggcccggTTGGGGCGCCCGGGGGTggcgggggccggggctgggccgggaGCCGGGCCGGGGTCAGGCCGCAGCGTCCTCGGGGTCCGAGCTCTCGGCCAGGTGCAGCTTCTGTCTGAGAGCGGGTCAAGGGGAAGCGCCGGCACCGTCCCTGTCACCAGTGCCACCATTGCCACCCATGTCACTGCCGTCATCACCAGTGCCTCCAGTGCCACCGTCactgccaccagtgccacccaTGTCACTGCCGTCatcaccagtgccaccagtgctaccagtgccaccagtgccacccaTGTCACTGCCGTCATCACCAGTGCCACCCAGCGCCACCGTCCCTGTCACCAGTGCCACCCATGTCACTGCCGTCatcaccagtgccaccagtgctaccagtgccaccagtgccacccaTGTCACTGCCATCatcaccagtgccaccagtgctaccagtgccaccagtgccacccaTGTCACTGCCATCatcaccagtgccaccagtgctaccagtgccaccagtgccacctATGTCACTGCCGTCatcaccagtgccaccagtgctaccagtgccaccagtgccacccaTGTCACTGCCGTCATCACCAGTGCCACCCAGCGCCACCGTCCCtgtcaccagtgccaccagtgccacccaTGGCACTGCCGTCATCACCAGTGCCACCCAGCGCCACCGTCCCtgtcaccagtgccaccagtgccacccaTGTCACTGCCGTCATCACCAGTGCCACCCAGCGCCACCGTCCCtgtcaccagtgccaccagtgccacccaTGTCACTGCCGTCATCACCAGTGCCACCCAGCGCCACCATCACTGCCACCAatgccaccagtgccaccaggcCGCCCCGCTCCCCACCAAGGATacatggagctgctgagctcttcCAGCTGTGGGAGCAAAGGAAGAGGCTGAAGGACCGGAGGGGACCCCGGGGGTGTCCCGGCcctggcaggggacaggggtGACGCTCAcatgtgccagcagctggtCCAGGTTCCTGTTGGCCGCCACCTTCTTCTGCTCCTCCGGGAGCTCCTCCACGCACACGTCGAGGCCGAAGTGGAGCCGCGCCAGCTTCTCCTGCATCTCCCGCACGTGCTCCAGCTGCTCGAAGGAGCACTCCTTCCCTGGGGAAAGATCCACCACAGCCCCTGCTCATTccttccctggatccaggggaAACATCCATGGTATTCCCCCATTCCACTCCTTCCCTGCGCCCATGGAAAGGATCTGTCAAATCCCCCAACCCATTTCTTCCCTATGGATCCAACAttttccccatcccagcctGTTCCTTGTGGATCAGTCCCATTCCCCATCCCGCCCCTTCCCTGCGGATCCAGAATTCCACCCTGTGCATCACCCCTTCCCTGTGCATGGatccctccatcccccagcccatccatccctccacccctccatccatccctccatccatccatccgtccatccatccatccctccatccatccctccctccatccatccctccctccatccatccctccatccatccatccatccatccctccctccctccctccatccatccctccatccatccatccatccatccatccatccatccatccatccatccatccctccctccatccatcctccatccatccatccctccatcctccctccatccatccatccatccctccctccctccctccatccatccctccatccctccatccatcctccctccatccctccctccatccatccctccatccatccatccctccatccatccctccctccatccatccctccctccatccctccctccatccatccatccatccctccctccatccatccctccctccatccctccctccatccatccctccatcctccatccctccatccatccctccctccatccatccctccctccatccctccctccatccatccatcctccctccctccatccatccctccctccctcctccctcctccatccctccatccatccatccatccctccctccatccctccatcccccagcccatccatccctccctccctccatccatccatccatctctccatccatccctccctccatccaatccctccctccctccctccacccatccatccatccctccatccatccatccctccctccatccctccatccctccatccatccctccatccatccatccatccatccatccctccctccatccctccatctcccagcccatccctccttccctaCGGATCCACCCCACCCTCACCCCACGCACCCCAATCCCTCCCCTCACCGAACGCCTGCAGCTTTCCCGAGTGGAAGTCGCTgaggaggctgagcagccccccCTCCATCTCGCACACGTCGGACACATCCGTGAGGAAGCTGTGCTGGAGCGGggccccccgggacccccccgcgcccgcccgcgcccgcTCCTTGCTCGTCCTGCGCGGGGAACACGGCGTTGGCATCGCCCCGGGGGCTCCGGCCGGGCTCCCGCGGGTCCCCCCTGGCCGCACTGAccgccggggccggggtcgCTGCCGGGGCGAGGGCAGCGTGGGCAGCGGCAGCGCGAAGGACGTGCTCTTGCTCGGGGGCAGCGGCCGCGGGGCCCCGGCGGGCGCCGGCTGAGCCAGGCAGGTCTTGGGGCTCCGCTTCTTCCTCCGCTCCTCCATGGCCGGcgctgcgggggctgcgggggctgcg encodes:
- the CCDC28B gene encoding coiled-coil domain-containing protein 28B isoform X2 — its product is MLIPGLRLGPGPGVQRAAGVLRSLEEVPFPFKCKSQAVRARSVRRDRGVHRDRGVHRVPEAGAGPAQGPRPAAPAAPAAPAMEERRKKRSPKTCLAQPAPAGAPRPLPPSKSTSFALPLPTLPSPRQRPRPRRTSKERARAGAGGSRGAPLQHSFLTDVSDVCEMEGGLLSLLSDFHSGKLQAFGKECSFEQLEHVREMQEKLARLHFGLDVCVEELPEEQKKVAANRNLDQLLAHLEELSSSIQKLHLAESSDPEDAAA
- the CCDC28B gene encoding coiled-coil domain-containing protein 28B isoform X1, with product MLIPGLRLGPGPGVQRAAGVLRSLEEVPFPFKCKSQAVRARSVRRDRGVHRDRGVHRVPEAGAGPAQGPRPAAPAAPAAPAMEERRKKRSPKTCLAQPAPAGAPRPLPPSKSTSFALPLPTLPSPRQRPRPRRTSKERARAGAGGSRGAPLQHSFLTDVSDVCEMEGGLLSLLSDFHSGKLQAFGKECSFEQLEHVREMQEKLARLHFGLDVCVEELPEEQKKVAANRNLDQLLAHLEELSSSMYPWWGAGRPGGTGGIGGSDGGAGWHW